In a single window of the Acinetobacter tibetensis genome:
- a CDS encoding NRDE family protein: MCIVALAWHILEQTPLCLISNRDEFYHRPTQALFQWSDRPVIAGKDLQSGGTWMGVTPTGRWAIVTNFRDGRDQQSYPTSRGHLVQAFLESDLAPIRFAKQLELQQRKYAGFNLFLGDREQAIYMSNRGEAPQVLAKGVYVVSNGLMTEHWEKTRHLRKRFTQELLPMLQRGQSSEAELQYAVWDILEDERKIIPELLPDTGISPEMEALLSSTFIQSPAYGTRCSNFLRMNNSSWNWLEKSQQGEVQGQIVQVQETLV, from the coding sequence ATGTGTATTGTGGCACTTGCATGGCATATTTTAGAGCAAACGCCGTTATGCCTAATTTCAAACCGAGATGAGTTCTATCATCGTCCTACACAAGCCTTGTTTCAATGGTCAGATCGTCCCGTCATCGCAGGCAAAGATCTGCAATCAGGAGGGACTTGGATGGGCGTAACACCAACAGGTCGTTGGGCCATTGTGACCAATTTTCGAGATGGACGAGATCAGCAGAGCTATCCAACTTCACGTGGGCATTTGGTACAAGCATTTTTAGAATCAGATTTGGCACCAATTCGCTTTGCAAAACAGCTAGAACTGCAACAACGCAAATATGCAGGTTTTAATTTGTTTTTGGGAGATCGGGAGCAAGCGATTTATATGAGTAATCGTGGTGAAGCACCGCAAGTGCTCGCCAAAGGCGTGTATGTGGTGTCGAACGGCTTGATGACAGAGCATTGGGAAAAAACTCGGCATTTGCGTAAACGCTTTACCCAAGAATTATTGCCGATGCTACAACGTGGACAAAGTTCTGAAGCGGAGCTGCAATATGCCGTATGGGATATTCTGGAAGATGAACGTAAAATTATTCCTGAGCTTTTACCAGATACGGGTATTAGCCCTGAGATGGAGGCACTCTTGTCTTCCACCTTTATTCAGAGTCCTGCCTATGGGACCCGTTGCTCTAATTTCCTGAGAATGAATAACAGTAGTTGGAACTGGCTAGAAAAGTCACAACAAGGCGAAGTGCAAGGGCAGATTGTGCAAGTGCAAGAGACTTTGGTGTAA
- the lgt gene encoding prolipoprotein diacylglyceryl transferase, whose amino-acid sequence MLTYPNIDPIAISLGPLQVHWYGLMYLLAFLFAWGLATYRAKLRTGWTSDMVSDLIFYGALGVVIGGRVGYVFFYGFEQFLANPLWLFQVWTGGMSFHGGFLGVMIAMLLWCKKYQMTWFQTLDFIAPCVPTGLMFGRIGNFIGGELYGRPVSDPNFALGMIFPTDPLQLVRHPSQLYQALCEGLILFIVLWWFSSKPRPRMAISALFLIGYGIARFVVEFFREPDNGQLFIAWMSKGQFLTIPMILIGIWMLWYAYQKKVYDWGPLKNN is encoded by the coding sequence ATGCTCACCTATCCAAATATTGACCCGATTGCGATCTCATTGGGCCCCTTACAAGTCCATTGGTATGGACTGATGTACTTATTGGCTTTCCTTTTTGCATGGGGACTCGCCACGTATCGTGCCAAACTCAGAACGGGCTGGACTTCAGACATGGTCTCTGATCTGATTTTTTACGGCGCGCTTGGGGTAGTGATTGGTGGTCGTGTTGGTTATGTGTTCTTTTATGGCTTTGAACAATTTCTTGCCAATCCATTGTGGTTATTCCAAGTCTGGACTGGCGGAATGAGTTTCCACGGTGGTTTTCTTGGGGTAATGATTGCCATGTTACTTTGGTGTAAAAAGTACCAAATGACATGGTTCCAGACCTTAGACTTTATTGCACCGTGTGTCCCAACAGGCTTGATGTTTGGTCGTATTGGTAACTTCATTGGCGGTGAACTGTATGGTCGCCCTGTCTCTGACCCTAACTTTGCTTTGGGAATGATTTTTCCGACTGACCCTTTGCAACTGGTTCGCCATCCCTCTCAGCTTTACCAAGCACTATGTGAAGGACTGATTCTGTTTATTGTCCTGTGGTGGTTCAGCTCTAAACCACGCCCTCGTATGGCGATATCTGCACTGTTCCTGATTGGTTATGGGATTGCGCGCTTTGTGGTCGAGTTCTTCCGCGAACCTGATAATGGTCAATTGTTTATTGCATGGATGAGTAAAGGGCAATTCTTAACTATTCCGATGATTCTGATTGGTATCTGGATGCTCTGGTATGCCTACCAGAAAAAAGTCTACGATTGGGGCCCCCTTAAAAATAATTAA
- a CDS encoding CHAP domain-containing protein, with amino-acid sequence MIYDVNTGMSDVHAPAETQIIIRSNAQQRPDNKRKNTERSRNYTSNNAQRIDIDKFTQKLSGITRRTSTQKCAKSIRLALQSAGANVQSHPVAAADWGNTLERLGYRRISPSFDQPKKGDIYIIDRTKGHTYGHIAGYSGSGWVSDFKQTGYAVYKNANVQYSYYRLDH; translated from the coding sequence ATGATTTATGATGTTAATACGGGTATGAGTGATGTTCATGCTCCTGCCGAAACACAGATCATTATTCGTTCCAATGCGCAACAAAGACCTGATAACAAACGCAAGAACACAGAGCGTAGTCGTAATTATACTTCGAACAATGCACAGCGTATTGATATTGATAAATTTACGCAGAAGCTCAGCGGTATTACGCGTCGTACCAGTACCCAGAAATGTGCCAAAAGCATTCGTCTTGCGCTGCAGTCTGCTGGTGCAAATGTACAAAGTCATCCAGTTGCTGCCGCAGATTGGGGCAATACGCTAGAACGACTCGGTTACCGTCGTATTAGTCCATCCTTTGACCAGCCTAAAAAAGGTGATATCTATATTATTGACCGTACTAAAGGTCATACTTATGGGCATATTGCAGGTTATTCAGGTTCAGGTTGGGTCTCTGATTTTAAACAAACGGGTTATGCCGTTTATAAAAATGCCAATGTGCAATATAGTTATTACCGCTTAGATCACTAA
- the thyA gene encoding thymidylate synthase, producing MKTYLDLLQHILDHGGDKGDRTGTGTRSVFGHQMRFDLNQGFPLLTTKKVHFRSIVIELLWFLKGDTNVKYLQDNKVSIWDEWATAEQTARFGRPEGELGPVYGHQWRNFGATKLENGLYAQDGFDQISWLINEIKTNPNSRRLIVSGWNPQEAGQVALPPCHTLFQFFVQDGKLSCQLYQRSADVFLGVPFNIASYALLTHMVAQVCGLGVGDFVWTGGDTHLYTNHFEQAKLQLSREPLGLCQLKLNPEIQDIFDFEFEDIEIVGYESHPGIKAPVAV from the coding sequence ATGAAAACGTATTTAGACCTGCTACAACACATCCTCGATCACGGCGGTGATAAAGGCGATCGTACTGGTACAGGTACGCGCTCGGTATTTGGTCATCAAATGCGTTTTGACCTGAATCAAGGCTTCCCCTTACTGACCACCAAGAAAGTTCATTTCCGTTCAATTGTGATTGAATTATTGTGGTTCCTTAAAGGCGACACCAACGTAAAGTATCTACAAGACAATAAAGTCAGCATTTGGGATGAATGGGCAACCGCAGAACAAACGGCTCGTTTTGGTCGCCCTGAAGGTGAACTCGGTCCCGTCTATGGCCATCAATGGCGAAACTTTGGTGCAACCAAACTTGAAAATGGATTGTATGCGCAAGATGGTTTTGACCAAATTTCATGGTTGATCAATGAAATTAAAACCAATCCAAATTCACGCCGCTTAATTGTGTCGGGTTGGAATCCACAAGAAGCAGGACAAGTGGCCTTACCGCCATGTCATACTCTGTTCCAGTTCTTTGTCCAAGATGGCAAATTATCTTGCCAGTTATATCAACGTAGTGCCGACGTGTTCTTAGGCGTGCCATTTAACATTGCCAGCTATGCCTTACTGACGCATATGGTGGCGCAAGTGTGTGGTTTAGGTGTGGGTGATTTTGTTTGGACAGGTGGCGATACGCATCTTTATACCAACCATTTTGAACAAGCCAAACTACAACTGAGCCGTGAACCTTTAGGCCTGTGTCAATTAAAACTAAACCCTGAGATTCAAGATATCTTCGATTTCGAATTTGAAGATATTGAAATTGTCGGCTATGAGTCACACCCAGGCATTAAAGCCCCTGTAGCGGTATAA
- a CDS encoding dihydrofolate reductase, translating to MAFQNLEVVHVVAMDQQRCIGKGNDLPWHIPADLKHFKAITQGGVVVMGRKTLESMGRTLPKRVNWVITRDPNWSFEGTKVAYSIEEALTHAVADVQASEKPESIFIIGGGEIFKQTMTIVDRLELTHVELDVQGDAYYPEIPTEFKKVSSEKQRDENTGIVFEFATYTK from the coding sequence ATGGCATTCCAGAATTTAGAAGTTGTACATGTTGTAGCAATGGATCAGCAACGTTGTATTGGTAAAGGGAATGATTTGCCTTGGCATATTCCAGCCGATCTCAAGCATTTTAAAGCCATCACGCAAGGTGGTGTGGTGGTGATGGGGCGTAAAACCCTAGAGTCGATGGGACGGACCTTACCAAAGCGTGTCAATTGGGTGATTACCCGCGATCCAAACTGGTCTTTTGAAGGCACTAAAGTAGCCTATAGTATTGAGGAAGCACTCACACACGCGGTAGCGGATGTACAAGCCTCAGAAAAGCCTGAAAGCATCTTTATTATCGGTGGTGGTGAAATCTTTAAGCAAACCATGACTATTGTAGACCGTCTGGAATTGACCCACGTTGAACTTGATGTACAAGGTGATGCATATTATCCTGAAATTCCAACTGAATTTAAAAAAGTAAGCTCAGAAAAACAACGAGATGAAAATACTGGGATCGTGTTTGAGTTTGCAACCTATACCAAATAA
- a CDS encoding Lnb N-terminal periplasmic domain-containing protein: MQQKGSGTLLFKTLQWLIHCMFSLFVLLSSIWLCLALWIQQPIHAVVTYALILAWACFSLSILGIYFSQHLISRNKDILLYMFGFVLALGWYFGLEARQDRDWNPEVSRLLSYEIRDHQVTLHNVRDFHWHADGSYSAAWQTRVLDLNQITGVNIITSYWTGPQIAHTLVSFDFANAAPLTFSIEIRKEKGEEFSAIGGFFRKYELNLVASNETDIIYTRSNIRHEQVYFFPIKMSKAQSQALFLEYLNKASELAQQPKWYNTLSSNCTTLVFDMIQAVTQKPLPVDYRLLASGYLPNYLYDLNAISHHYSMHEWYRQAHVNPKVQPLASIQDYSSTMRQGLPTQ, from the coding sequence ATGCAGCAAAAAGGATCAGGTACATTGTTGTTCAAAACGCTGCAATGGTTGATCCACTGTATGTTCAGCCTGTTTGTACTGTTATCTTCAATTTGGCTGTGCCTCGCGCTCTGGATTCAGCAGCCTATTCATGCTGTTGTGACCTATGCCCTCATTTTAGCGTGGGCTTGCTTTTCCCTCAGTATCTTAGGCATTTATTTTAGCCAACACCTCATCAGTCGTAATAAAGATATTCTGCTGTATATGTTCGGCTTTGTATTGGCACTGGGTTGGTACTTTGGCTTAGAAGCTCGACAAGATCGTGATTGGAACCCTGAAGTCTCACGACTGCTCAGTTATGAAATAAGAGACCATCAAGTCACTTTACACAATGTTCGAGACTTTCACTGGCATGCCGATGGCAGTTATAGCGCTGCATGGCAAACGCGAGTTTTAGATTTGAATCAAATTACAGGGGTTAATATTATTACCTCCTATTGGACAGGCCCACAGATTGCCCATACTTTGGTCAGTTTTGATTTTGCCAATGCCGCCCCACTCACATTTTCCATCGAAATTCGCAAGGAAAAAGGCGAAGAATTTTCCGCAATTGGCGGCTTTTTCCGTAAGTATGAACTGAATTTAGTTGCTTCCAATGAAACTGACATCATTTACACCCGTAGCAATATTCGGCATGAACAGGTCTATTTTTTTCCGATCAAGATGTCAAAAGCACAAAGCCAAGCCTTATTTCTCGAGTATCTGAATAAAGCCAGTGAATTGGCACAACAACCCAAATGGTATAATACGCTCAGCAGTAACTGCACCACGCTAGTATTTGACATGATTCAAGCCGTCACACAAAAACCGCTGCCTGTAGATTACCGCCTGTTGGCGTCAGGCTATTTGCCTAACTATCTCTACGACTTGAATGCAATTTCACACCATTACAGTATGCATGAATGGTATCGTCAAGCACACGTCAATCCCAAGGTTCAACCTTTAGCGTCAATCCAAGACTATTCCAGTACCATGCGTCAAGGACTACCAACTCAGTAG